Genomic window (Penaeus vannamei isolate JL-2024 chromosome 7, ASM4276789v1, whole genome shotgun sequence):
atttatagatatatacacatatagatgcatatatatatatatatatatatatatatatatatatatatacacacacatatgtatacatatatatacatatatgtatatatatacatatatgtgtgtgtgtgctgagagAGAAAACTATTTGATTTATTGCGTAAATGAATGCGATAACTCGGTTTCTTTGCGAACACCGTGATCATCTTGCATAATCTGTTGCGATCCAATTACAGCTTCTCCAATTTCAGCGAATATCCAGGTAGAAGATAAACACTGACGTCATGACCTCAATAACAACATTGCTTTGATACGTTTAAGCAAAAAACAAGAATCATCCAACTATAGGACAAATAATGTTTAAATGAGGTATctgatcttgtgtgtgtgtgtgtgtctgtgcgtgtgtgtgtgtggggtgtgtgtgtgtgtgtgtgtgtgtgtgtgtgtgtgtgtgtgtgtgtgtgtgtgtgtgtgtgtgtgtgtgtgtgtgtttgtgtgtgtgtgtgtgtgtgtgtgtgtgtgtgtgtgtgtgtgtgtgtgcgtgtgtgtgtgtgtgtgtgtgtgtgtgtgtgtgggtgaacatgagtgagtgagtgtgtgtgtgtgtatgtgtgtgtgtgtgtgtgtgtgtgtgtgtgtgtgtgtaattccctGTAGATAGACACCTTAGAAAACGATATGAGGGTAGACTCATCTATTTCATACTTATCATATGTTAGCAATATCAAAAGGAATAGGAGCTGCTTGTTTACAACTAAATtcattatttgtgtatatatatatacatacgcgcacacacacacacgcacacacacacacacacacacacacacacacacacacacacacacacacacacacacacacacacacacatatatatatatatatatatatatatatatatatatatatatatatatatatatatatatatatatatatatatatatatatatacgtgtgtgtgtgtaaggtacatgtatgtgtatctatctatctatatatctatatctatctatctatctatctatctatctatctatctatctatctatctatctatatatatatatatatgtgtgtgtgtgtgtgtgtgtgtgtgtgtataatatatatataaaaatatatatatatatatatatatatatatatatatatatatatatatatatatatatatatatcatatatatatatataatataatatatattatatatatacatatatatatatatatatatatataatataatatatattatatatatacatatatataatatatatattatacatacatatatatatatataatatatatatatacatatatatataatatatatatatatatatatatatatatatatatatatatatatatatatatatatatatatatatatatatatatatgtacattatatagatagatagatagatagatacacatacatgtaccttACATATAGcatattgttactttcatcaGATCAGCCTaccatatcacatatataaaaccatatacatatacatacataaaagctcAAGGCAAATCTAAGAAAAGATCATAGCCTAATATTGCAAACGACAGTTCCAAAGGTCGAGtactcgcctcctccccccccttacccttctaTCCCCAGTCCCACACCTGCGCGGACTCGAACCCCTCGTTCCCTAATTACAGGTGTAGGAATGTTGAAAGTTCCCATGCTTATTTAACCTGCAAACACGAGGTAATCCCTGTTTCATcgcgattttctttctctctctttcgtgtacGCTGAAAGGACGGACAAAATGACCTTCGTTGGATTTAATTTGGATGGATTTACGACCGCTCACGTGAAGCCATTGACGTGGATCCCCGTGGCTGCCGTTCTTGTCTGTCTTGCGGCGCTTTCTCTGTCTTGTTGGGTCGCGAAATATATTGTGCTTTGGACCGAGAGGAAAGAGGTGACAGTGATTGCGtgattttctgttgttgtttttttattcatgtgtgcGTTTGGTAATATCTATTTGGTCTTGGGAGTTGTAGTGGTTTAATAGACATGCGTCATTTGATGATTTAGTGGATACTGAAAGCTAATTCGCAATACTTTACGTCGTCTAACTAGAATCTACCATTCCACCGTTTACAGAAGGTCTCAACGAAGTCGGATCCGAAGAACCGAACACGTGAACCGGCCGAGGGGAAAGCCGACCCGGTGATCTACTACATCTCCGAGTCAGCTGGTCGCCCTTGGTCCTCCCTCTTCCCGCGCCGGTCGTCAACAATATCCATCAACATCGACGCACCCAGAGACATCTACGCCTTCTCGACCTCATCCTTAGAAGACGAAGTGTTTCAAGATATCCTAGAAGAGTGCGAATTCCACTCCGTGTACAATGGGAGCAACAGTGGGTCGGTGCAGGTACTGTCGTCCTTCTATGCCTACGACGAGAAAGTTCTGAGCTTCGGCAGCGAGCACAGCGAAAGAACGATGCATTCTTTTCCTCAGACGAGTGAGGAAAGCTCTTTCTCTCAAGAAATTTTCGTTTGACTTACAAAATTCGGTTTTGTAAATGTTGACACTATGGGCTCGATGTGCTCTGCGTATATAGACATTATCATTGTATGATAATAGACGTAAAAATAAAAGACAGGCTGATTCAGTTCGGTGGATGGAATTAATATTTGGAAAGAGCTACTACTGTCATTTATGCCAGCAGtctttattattatactaattatttttATACTTTGTATGACGccttaattaaaataaaatatttcagcGCGAGTTTGGCAGATTTTACATATTTCCTTACCTAGTGTTCCGTATATGCACAATCTATACATATGCAGAAGATAGATTGTATTCATAATATTGGACCAGAGAAGCAGAAAGTGGATTGCAATGTATTCCGTACAAAGAGACACAAACCATTCCCTCAAGATTCTAGAAAACATACGTATATGCTTTTTAATATACCAATAGTACCAAActccatctcttttattgtgtAAGTCAATGAATGAAAGTAGATCATGTGTATACAGCCAAGAACCTCAGCGAGAACCAACTGTAGAACACCACCACAATTAATTCATCACCACTTAGCGTTGCCAATGTGTAAACTACAAGTCTCGAATCTTGTATCAGAAATTAGCTTCGGATTATGGAGTCGAAATCTGCGGTTCAGTTGTTGGTATCATAATATGACCAACTTACGTCTCCAAAGGTCAGTGTTTTAGGTTATTTACTTAAATATTAGTTAATTTATTACCCACTATACCTTCCACTTATTCTATCGATTACCCTGCCCATCGCTATTTTGAatatagacaaaataaaaaaaataatagacccATGAAGGATGTTTCTCCAACTGAAGTCCAGGAATAGTAATTGAATAgtccatataagaaaaaaagtttaggCCTTCTGGCACGTCAGTCTTCCTTCACATACACGTGTTGCCCTCGAGTGCAGTTAGACATTTAATCTGCTTCTCCTGCAACAAAGGCTGCGCGTCTGTGAAGCTTCATCTCTCAGAGGACGAAAAAGCATGTACATGTAAGTGCCTGTACGTTAAtgcaaagtatatatacatacgtgtatatatatatgtgtatatataaataaacatatatatatgtatatatatatatatatatatatatatatatatatatatatatatatatatatatatatatatatatttatatgtatatataatatatatatatatatatatatatatatatatatatatatatatatatatatatatatatatttatttatatttatacacacacacacacacacacacaaatatatatatatatatatatatatatatatatatatatatatatatatatatatacttatgaggCCTAAGCAGAAGACAGAACACCCCATTCTTAATTGCACAAAGGGGACTTATAATGAGGTAATTAGCCACAATTACCAGCAAGTGCCAGAACCAGGAATACATTTGATTTCTAGTAAGTAGGTCCTCTATTTATATATTGCCAGAGATAAGAGTCAGTTATGATGATCACACTTGTCTAATAACACAACATTTCAGGTGAGAGATTATGGCATTTTCATGACAACTTCCATTCAAGCGACACTCAGTGGCatcgtgtttgttttatttggaagagaggtagattgagagagagagagagagagagagagagagagagagagagagagagagagagagagagatagagagagagagagagagagagagagagagagagagagagagagagagagaaagagagagagagagagagagagagagagagagacagacagacagacagagagaaatgcaaTTATCTATATACTTGTCTGATAGATACGCATATTTAGAGTGaaaatatgtattaatgtatgtgtatttatatggttATTTATTGCGTCAAGCCTTTCGCAGTTGTAACAAACCGGTCGAAAATATTTAATAGCTTACCCCCAAAAAGGATAGTTTTCTTTGAAAATAGTTACCGAAAACGAAAgaactttcttttttataaggATAACTATGGCTTATACGTTAAAtttaaaacacatttttttcaatttaccACTATTTTCCTCCAATTCCTTGCTGTTCCCTTAATCTGATAGCATGACggtatttttaattcttttataaaAGTGACACTCCGTTCGATTCCTGTCACGTGATaatcttcgtttctcttttgcAATAAATTGAGGAGAGTAATTGTACAAATATATGACAGGTGTCAAAAATGtctctttaaatatatttcaTGATATAAAGAAACATGATACTGTATATAAGGTAAAATGTATATAAGGCAAAATTATACTCATCCTCACTCAATATTgtagatatttgtaaaaaaaatatattcttcgtATTTTTTCCACTGCATTTGTCTAGTAATTTCATCGAATTAAACAAAGGACATATTTCTGTACAGCCGTAATTTTGTTGAATAAACTAACCTTCCGTACTTTcacattaaagaaaaatataatcccTAATCGGAACCTTgcgtcatcttttctttttccaaaccccggacgtcccaggtttgggagtgacgtcacagattgccaCTGCCAGGCGCAAAAGGTGCGGCGAAACTGTCCTACACTTCAGTCCAGAAACGGCGCCGTGGAaatcacatccagaacgtgtataaaatctaacggcttctctccccccccctctctctctgtgtcctccctctttctcgctcttactctctctctctctctctctctctctctctctctctctctctctctctctctctctctctctctgctcccccactctctctctctctctatctcctccctctttctctctctctctctctccttgctctttctctctctctctctctctgctcacccactctctctctctctctgctcacccactctctctctctctctgctcacccactctctctctctctctcttctcaccctctctctctctctctctctctctctctctctctctctctctctctctctctctctctctctcctccctcgttctctctctctctctctctctctctctctctctctctgtctctctctctctctctctctctctctctctctctcctcctcccctactctctctctctcctcccccatctctctctctctctcctccctctttctcgctcttactaactttctctctctctctctcactctctgctcccccactctctctcctccccctctctctctccctctctctctctctctctctctctctctctctctctctctctctctctctctctctctctctgtctctctctgctccccactctctctctctcctccctctctctctctctctctctctctctctctctctctctctctctctctctctctctctctctctctctctctctctctctctctctctctctgctccccccactctctctctctcctccctctttctctctctctctctctctctctctctctctctctctcactctctctcttcctctgctcacccactctctctctctctcctccctctttctctctctctctctctttctctctctctctctctctctctctctctctctctctctcctcccctactctctctctctctgtcctcccctactctctctctctctctcctcgcctactctctctctctctcctccccctactctctatctctctctcactcccccactctctctctatctctcctctctctttctcgctcttactaactttctctttctctctctcactctctgctcccccactctctccccctcccccccccctctctctctcgctctcgctctcgctctcgctctcgctctctctctctccaagttcagttccataaacatgactgcacaaccaccctctgtctccctctccctctctctctctcggaaatgaatataactatataacccCAACACGAAACTGGTTTAAAGGTTCAATCAAAATGTCAATAGGACATgggcatatccattcataaattcatatagggtgaatataggcatatccattcataaattcatgtaGGGTGAATgtaggcatatccattcataaattcatatagggtgaatataggcatatccattcataaattcatatagggtgaatataggcatatccattcataaattcatatagggtgaatataggcatatccattcataaattcatatagggtgaatataggcatatccattcataaattcatatagggtgaatataggcatatccattcataaattcatatagggtgaatataggcatatccattcataaattcatatagggtgaatataggcatatccattcataaattcatatagggtgaatataggcatatccattcataaattcatatagggtgaatataggcatatccattcataaattcatatagggtgaatataggcatatccattcataaattcatatagggtgaatataggcatatccattcataaattcatatagggtgaataTCCTCATCGATTTATGCACCTAcaaataattggtaacaaaacaggcattcGAACCAGACATATTACACGGAAACAGGTCCGAGGAATCAGGACCTGGATGaacctaccacaaaatattagacacatctccaatctaattactttcaaagggaaattgaaagagtttcttttgaattgtcaatgacatctaataattaaatgaaaagccaAACCATGTACCTTTATTTCTAATTATGCGGCAAATTTATTCTATCTTAATTTATAATTCCACTACGAATGAacttgatattatcttcatttagtttgtattacTGTACACTGCCATGCACATGAACAAAGAACAattgcaaataatggaattatttctttctctcgctctctctctttctccatcattctctctttctccatcattctctctctttctccatcattctctctctctctctttcccatcattctctctctctctatctctctctccatcattctctctctctctctttctccatcat
Coding sequences:
- the LOC138862076 gene encoding uncharacterized protein, encoding MTFVGFNLDGFTTAHVKPLTWIPVAAVLVCLAALSLSCWVAKYIVLWTERKEKVSTKSDPKNRTREPAEGKADPVIYYISESAGRPWSSLFPRRSSTISINIDAPRDIYAFSTSSLEDEVFQDILEECEFHSVYNGSNSGSVQVLSSFYAYDEKVLSFGSEHSERTMHSFPQTSEESSFSQEIFV